In Armatimonadota bacterium, a single genomic region encodes these proteins:
- a CDS encoding alpha/beta hydrolase-fold protein, giving the protein MNRVLIALLAVTLTACAPAKPEPRAAGRYIDKITVAEKPRDYILQVPKGYDHTKPTPVVIALHGLTSNKFDFERILHLKDECDKAGFILAVPDGLPDNFRGWNAGFFKMAGDKADVEFIKTILDRIEGEFNIDKKREYVFGHSNGAMMSYYLGSVMGDRLAAVAGISGTVGLPANGGLDTIPAPKSQVSVLLIHGKQDNVVVYKRGMKAMLQSMGADESAEWWANKFGLPVKAETVEYKKDQATMRQFGKTDKGAEVTLISSENGTHEIFGGWYAAGRESKSGILAWDEIWKFFQDHPKQ; this is encoded by the coding sequence ATGAACCGAGTATTGATCGCCTTGTTAGCGGTGACCCTGACCGCTTGCGCTCCTGCCAAGCCCGAGCCTCGGGCCGCCGGGCGATACATTGACAAAATCACGGTTGCCGAAAAGCCACGCGACTACATCCTCCAGGTTCCGAAGGGATACGACCACACCAAACCAACCCCGGTCGTCATCGCACTTCATGGTCTCACGAGCAACAAATTCGATTTCGAGAGAATCCTTCATCTCAAAGACGAATGCGATAAAGCCGGCTTTATTCTTGCGGTCCCGGACGGTCTGCCCGACAACTTTCGAGGCTGGAACGCCGGATTCTTCAAGATGGCAGGCGACAAAGCCGACGTCGAATTTATCAAGACAATCCTGGATCGAATAGAGGGTGAGTTCAACATCGACAAGAAACGCGAGTACGTCTTCGGTCACTCTAACGGCGCAATGATGAGCTACTACCTCGGCTCGGTAATGGGCGACCGCTTAGCCGCGGTTGCGGGTATCTCTGGCACAGTCGGTCTTCCAGCAAATGGTGGACTAGATACAATTCCGGCTCCCAAATCCCAAGTCTCAGTCCTGTTGATCCACGGAAAACAAGACAACGTCGTCGTCTACAAGCGAGGGATGAAAGCCATGCTGCAGAGCATGGGAGCCGATGAAAGCGCGGAATGGTGGGCCAACAAGTTTGGCCTTCCTGTAAAAGCCGAGACGGTCGAGTACAAGAAGGACCAGGCCACCATGCGTCAGTTTGGAAAAACCGACAAGGGAGCCGAAGTCACCCTCATCTCCTCGGAGAACGGAACTCACGAGATTTTCGGCGGCTGGTACGCCGCGGGCCGTGAATCCAAGAGTGGAATCCTCGCCTGGGACGAGATCTGGAAGTTCTTCCAAGACCACCCTAAGCAGTGA
- a CDS encoding DUF1905 domain-containing protein, which produces MIKFQAELWIWRAENGVGWHFLTLPEAARDALKASIKGTPKKGFGSVKVNVTIGKTDFQTSLFPAKEYGSYLLPVKATVRKAGKLVAGDLVAVTLEVV; this is translated from the coding sequence GTGATCAAATTCCAAGCTGAGCTCTGGATATGGCGCGCAGAGAACGGCGTTGGGTGGCACTTCCTGACTCTGCCCGAAGCTGCGCGAGATGCGCTGAAAGCCAGCATCAAAGGAACTCCGAAGAAGGGCTTTGGCTCGGTGAAAGTCAATGTCACGATAGGGAAGACAGACTTTCAAACCTCTCTGTTTCCCGCAAAGGAATATGGAAGTTATCTGCTGCCGGTTAAGGCTACGGTGAGAAAGGCGGGAAAGTTGGTCGCAGGTGACTTGGTTGCGGTAACCCTAGAAGTCGTTTAG
- a CDS encoding Crp/Fnr family transcriptional regulator: protein MSASQVLAPDRRLWVLRNFDLFKSLGAEDLTLLVHESRLVEFGRNNHICMSGVKHTHAYLIKEGNVRIVSTNSQGKRLTVGILKPGELIGDIDLFENELAFGESAEAIGFCVLYAVPLETLKQLILSKPEMVFAVSKLVRERRSQIINQMQDVLFLTVAQRLAKLVQRLAKQFPGQTKSGREFVNIKLTHAELADLIGSNREAVSATLAKWKASGGPVDVVKGFLVIRGDLNDF from the coding sequence ATGAGTGCTTCGCAAGTTCTGGCTCCCGATCGAAGATTGTGGGTTCTTCGGAACTTCGATCTGTTCAAGTCACTGGGCGCGGAAGATCTGACTTTACTCGTACACGAGAGCCGCTTGGTGGAATTCGGGCGGAACAATCACATCTGCATGAGCGGGGTGAAACACACTCACGCTTATCTGATCAAAGAAGGCAATGTCCGCATTGTGTCGACTAACTCGCAGGGGAAGCGACTAACGGTCGGAATCCTCAAGCCCGGCGAGCTGATCGGCGACATCGACTTGTTCGAGAACGAGCTTGCTTTTGGCGAGAGCGCCGAAGCGATTGGCTTCTGCGTGCTCTACGCTGTTCCTTTGGAAACACTGAAACAGCTAATTCTCTCCAAGCCGGAAATGGTTTTTGCCGTCTCCAAGCTTGTCCGTGAACGACGTTCTCAAATCATCAATCAGATGCAGGACGTGCTGTTCCTCACAGTTGCGCAACGCCTTGCGAAACTCGTTCAGCGTCTCGCCAAGCAGTTTCCCGGCCAGACCAAGTCGGGGCGGGAGTTTGTTAACATCAAACTCACCCATGCAGAGCTTGCCGACCTAATCGGCTCAAACCGCGAAGCGGTGAGCGCAACGCTTGCCAAGTGGAAGGCGAGCGGAGGGCCTGTGGACGTCGTGAAGGGTTTCCTTGTCATCCGAGGCGATCTAAACGACTTCTAG
- a CDS encoding acetylxylan esterase — translation MSFLAVMLGQIPPPISAQEDHARLLKELGIERLRPGKDGMNPKNPNFANTDEAKSNPNPNIPALLTFNNGRTVKTRADWIRRRAEITELLDREIYGRTPKKTPGVTWEVISSEEKDFSGAKATSQKLVGHVDNRSCPEIKVDIQLTLTLPVETKRKSPVILEFGFIFPRRPGSAPVAPPPPPAWQVDAIKRGWGFAILDPNSVQADNGGGLNRGIIGLVNKGQARKPDDWGALKAWAWGARRCLDLFTKNPKIDAKKVAIEGISRYGKAVAVTMAYDQRFGTALIGSSGQGGIKIWRRDNGETVENVASSGEYHWMAGNYVKYAGPLTPGDMPVDAHQLLALCAPRPTFVGIGSPQVEGIWIDLMGTFMATKLASPAWEQLGKKGLSVSELPREGVPAVGGELAFSGHTGGHTNVPNFPIFFDFCARYWDR, via the coding sequence ATGTCGTTCCTCGCCGTTATGCTCGGTCAGATTCCGCCCCCAATTTCCGCCCAAGAAGACCACGCAAGGCTTCTGAAAGAGCTTGGAATCGAACGATTGAGACCCGGTAAAGACGGGATGAATCCTAAGAACCCAAACTTTGCGAATACGGACGAAGCGAAGTCCAACCCTAATCCCAACATCCCGGCGTTGCTCACCTTTAACAACGGTCGCACTGTAAAAACGAGAGCCGATTGGATTCGGCGAAGGGCCGAAATCACCGAGTTGCTCGACCGCGAGATTTACGGCCGCACCCCCAAGAAGACCCCGGGAGTCACCTGGGAGGTCATCTCTAGCGAGGAGAAAGACTTTTCCGGAGCCAAGGCGACCTCGCAAAAGCTTGTTGGGCATGTCGATAACAGATCCTGTCCTGAGATCAAAGTTGACATTCAACTCACTCTGACCTTGCCAGTCGAGACCAAGCGGAAGTCTCCGGTGATCCTCGAGTTCGGCTTCATCTTTCCCCGGCGCCCTGGCTCGGCTCCGGTTGCGCCGCCACCTCCACCGGCTTGGCAAGTTGACGCGATCAAGCGGGGGTGGGGATTTGCAATCCTTGATCCAAACTCGGTCCAAGCAGATAACGGAGGTGGACTCAACCGAGGCATCATTGGATTGGTTAACAAGGGCCAAGCTCGGAAGCCAGACGACTGGGGAGCACTGAAAGCCTGGGCCTGGGGAGCCAGACGATGCCTTGACCTCTTCACAAAGAACCCAAAGATTGACGCCAAGAAGGTTGCGATAGAAGGCATCTCGCGCTACGGCAAAGCGGTGGCGGTGACCATGGCCTATGACCAGCGATTTGGGACGGCCCTCATCGGTTCATCCGGGCAAGGCGGCATCAAGATCTGGCGACGCGATAATGGCGAGACCGTCGAGAATGTCGCAAGCAGCGGCGAGTACCACTGGATGGCGGGTAACTATGTCAAATATGCAGGGCCGCTGACTCCCGGCGATATGCCAGTCGACGCCCACCAGCTCTTGGCTCTATGTGCCCCTCGTCCAACGTTTGTCGGAATCGGATCACCGCAGGTGGAAGGGATTTGGATCGATCTGATGGGAACTTTTATGGCGACCAAACTGGCCTCTCCTGCTTGGGAACAGCTAGGTAAGAAGGGACTTTCTGTGTCGGAGTTGCCCCGAGAAGGGGTGCCAGCGGTCGGCGGCGAACTCGCTTTTAGCGGACACACTGGCGGACACACAAACGTTCCAAACTTCCCCATCTTCTTCGACTTTTGCGCGCGCTACTGGGACAGGTAG
- a CDS encoding hemolysin family protein produces the protein MIDQSSNGDKAPESGLRRILRPFLFTIAGIFVTIAQVFARAAGGGVSLRRSNTMETEIRSLVESGGESGEFEEEETELIHSVFEFKETIAREVMTPRIDVDSASIDINPYDLVELIQTSGHSRIPMFEGTDDEIVGIIHAKDLLVTMLRGKPVNLRSLMRPALYVTENKSIHDLLADMRHFRTQLAVVKDEYGGTSGIVTIEDIIEELVGEIQDEYDNEDPTVSETLNGFIVEGKTHVDDVNEEIGSNFESEDFDTIGGYIFGLFGRQPKQGEWIDDGTYQFTVTETDGKRIIKVRIEKMDHPNAE, from the coding sequence ATGATCGATCAATCATCAAACGGCGACAAAGCTCCTGAGAGCGGTTTGCGCCGCATTCTCCGTCCCTTCCTGTTCACGATTGCCGGAATTTTTGTCACAATCGCCCAGGTATTCGCTCGTGCGGCGGGCGGCGGAGTTTCTCTTCGGCGATCCAATACGATGGAGACAGAGATTCGGTCTCTAGTAGAATCGGGCGGAGAATCCGGCGAGTTTGAGGAAGAAGAGACAGAGTTGATTCACTCGGTCTTTGAGTTCAAAGAGACGATCGCTCGGGAGGTAATGACTCCGAGGATTGATGTTGATTCCGCAAGTATTGACATCAACCCGTACGACTTGGTCGAGCTGATCCAGACCTCGGGCCACTCGCGAATCCCGATGTTTGAAGGAACCGACGACGAAATCGTCGGGATCATCCACGCCAAGGATTTGCTAGTGACGATGCTGCGCGGGAAGCCAGTGAACCTCCGTTCACTCATGCGCCCTGCGCTTTACGTCACTGAGAACAAGTCGATTCACGACCTCCTTGCGGATATGCGGCACTTCCGAACTCAGCTTGCCGTTGTGAAAGACGAGTACGGTGGAACCTCAGGAATTGTCACGATTGAGGACATCATCGAAGAGCTCGTCGGTGAAATTCAAGACGAGTACGACAACGAAGACCCGACCGTGTCCGAAACTCTAAACGGCTTCATTGTGGAAGGCAAGACGCACGTCGACGACGTGAACGAAGAGATCGGATCAAACTTTGAGAGCGAGGACTTCGACACAATCGGAGGCTACATTTTCGGCTTGTTTGGACGACAACCCAAGCAAGGTGAATGGATTGATGATGGGACTTATCAGTTCACCGTCACCGAAACCGACGGGAAGCGAATCATAAAAGTCCGCATCGAGAAGATGGACCACCCGAACGCCGAGTAA
- a CDS encoding diacylglycerol kinase: MSERRNVFEPFRVAIRGIVFTFKTQRHMRFHLYVVFIVILLGIFVNLPLREMLVLLFTISLVVVAEMFNSAIEAVVDLVSPNYNPMAKFAKDIAAGAVLITTIIAIVVGSLLVLGENRWETLKVSLGAEAPEIGVIPRIIIGVFLCIIAVVIGKGLGKRGQVLQGGLVSGHAALGFFFATWAVLLTTNAVVAAIALTLAAVIAQSRYEAKFHTISELVLGAAVGTGVGLLLYATLPK, from the coding sequence ATGAGCGAACGAAGAAACGTTTTTGAGCCGTTCCGCGTGGCGATTCGCGGGATCGTTTTCACCTTCAAAACTCAGCGGCACATGAGGTTTCACCTCTACGTCGTGTTTATCGTTATCCTCCTCGGTATCTTCGTGAACCTTCCGCTTCGCGAGATGCTTGTCTTGCTGTTTACGATCTCGCTGGTCGTCGTCGCCGAGATGTTCAACTCTGCCATCGAGGCCGTTGTCGATCTCGTCAGTCCTAACTATAACCCTATGGCGAAGTTCGCAAAGGACATCGCCGCGGGTGCGGTATTGATCACCACGATCATCGCGATTGTTGTCGGATCTTTACTCGTTTTGGGTGAGAATCGCTGGGAAACCCTCAAAGTCTCTCTTGGTGCAGAGGCTCCAGAGATCGGAGTTATCCCCCGAATCATCATCGGGGTATTCCTCTGTATCATCGCAGTCGTCATCGGTAAGGGTCTCGGAAAGCGAGGGCAAGTTCTTCAGGGTGGACTCGTCTCAGGGCATGCTGCACTGGGCTTCTTCTTTGCCACCTGGGCCGTACTGCTCACAACCAATGCGGTTGTTGCCGCAATTGCACTCACTCTCGCCGCAGTGATCGCGCAGAGTCGGTACGAAGCAAAATTTCACACCATCAGCGAGCTTGTTTTGGGAGCCGCCGTTGGCACCGGAGTTGGCCTCCTCCTTTACGCAACGCTCCCCAAATAA
- the ybeY gene encoding rRNA maturation RNase YbeY, with product MGFPFSVENATESELELSKLQLALEKVCGIEEISQSVHVLVTTDQQVQELNQRFRGIDATTDVLTFPSGQNHPFPLGDIAISLPYAQRQASARGVGLEQELIALIVHGVLHLKGYDDVQDEDKLRMQTRMNEIGEMIGTPIDAFWTSVLHQEEE from the coding sequence ATGGGATTCCCCTTTTCAGTTGAGAATGCAACCGAGTCAGAACTGGAGCTTTCAAAGCTTCAGCTCGCTCTGGAGAAGGTATGTGGCATCGAAGAGATTTCCCAATCAGTACACGTCCTAGTGACTACAGATCAGCAAGTGCAAGAACTAAATCAAAGGTTTCGAGGCATTGACGCCACGACCGACGTTCTCACCTTTCCCTCCGGACAAAACCATCCGTTCCCACTCGGCGACATTGCAATTTCATTGCCCTACGCACAGCGACAGGCCTCTGCAAGGGGAGTCGGACTTGAACAAGAACTCATCGCATTGATCGTCCATGGAGTGCTTCACCTTAAGGGCTATGATGACGTACAAGACGAAGACAAACTGAGAATGCAAACTCGAATGAACGAGATTGGCGAGATGATCGGGACGCCGATTGACGCCTTTTGGACGTCTGTACTCCATCAGGAAGAGGAATGA
- the rpsU gene encoding 30S ribosomal protein S21: protein MVYITVQPNESIDSALKKFNMKLQQAGVLRELKEHSAYEKPSEKRRRQARRRVSQR from the coding sequence ATGGTTTACATTACAGTTCAACCCAACGAATCCATCGACAGCGCACTCAAGAAGTTCAACATGAAGCTCCAGCAAGCCGGAGTTCTGCGAGAACTGAAGGAGCACAGCGCATACGAAAAGCCAAGCGAGAAGCGACGACGACAAGCTCGTCGACGCGTTTCACAGCGATAA
- a CDS encoding prepilin-type N-terminal cleavage/methylation domain-containing protein produces MRQPSLRNRRNAFTLVELLIVIIIIAVLAAIAIPKFSNSTTRSKESALRSNLKLARNAVELFRADTGLFPKDLASLAVTTAPTQGYDSTATLVALTAADWRGPYLQAVPKDFDGTSDFTYTTTLSGLGNVRSGITGYTTW; encoded by the coding sequence ATGCGACAACCTTCGCTCCGAAATCGCCGAAACGCTTTCACACTTGTGGAACTGCTCATCGTCATCATCATCATCGCCGTGCTTGCTGCAATCGCGATTCCGAAGTTCTCGAACTCGACGACCCGAAGCAAGGAGTCGGCGCTCCGAAGTAACCTAAAGCTAGCCCGTAATGCAGTTGAGCTTTTCAGAGCGGATACAGGACTATTCCCTAAGGATCTCGCTTCTTTGGCAGTTACAACCGCACCAACGCAGGGCTACGATTCGACAGCAACGTTGGTCGCTTTGACGGCAGCCGACTGGAGAGGTCCATACCTTCAAGCGGTCCCAAAGGATTTTGATGGCACCAGCGATTTCACCTACACCACAACCCTGTCTGGACTCGGAAACGTAAGGTCGGGCATCACAGGCTACACAACTTGGTAA
- a CDS encoding type II secretion system F family protein, translating to MVSYAYKGIDGKGTRVEGAISASSMEDAENRLSKQDISVIALRPDGAKAQKTEQSTALPEAARSKISPQDAAGILRNLAVMAETGVPFIEAIDAVISSARTPKIEATMRLVKDGVVSGQGISGALRLAPNMFPAIIVDMIRVAEAGGRLDQALDNGAAYMERAADLKRKIMNAMLYPSVMLGVSSCTILVLIIFVMPRFAVVFKQMKAELPLTTQVMLKSGDFIRSQPIVSAVGLVAFIVGLTIALRNPISQKVLSGVAARLPLLGDLMKRLALARSLQSISTLVASNVPLLAAIEAGARVAGHTQLEKALFTAKDDIERGSSMSEALGKHSIFPKQVIQLISVGERTGRLPQLLSTVCKSMETEVDGRLKALVSIIEPLMIVGMGLIVGSITMSIIGPIYSAVENIR from the coding sequence ATGGTCTCCTACGCCTACAAGGGGATCGACGGCAAAGGCACTCGTGTCGAAGGTGCCATCTCTGCATCCTCGATGGAGGATGCGGAAAATCGTCTTTCTAAACAAGACATTAGCGTCATCGCTTTGCGCCCCGATGGCGCAAAAGCGCAAAAGACGGAACAGAGTACAGCTCTACCGGAAGCCGCTCGATCAAAGATCTCTCCCCAAGACGCCGCCGGAATTCTTCGCAACCTTGCCGTTATGGCAGAAACGGGGGTTCCTTTCATCGAGGCGATTGATGCCGTGATCAGCAGTGCTCGCACTCCAAAAATTGAAGCAACGATGCGTCTGGTCAAAGACGGTGTTGTTAGTGGGCAAGGGATTTCGGGAGCTTTGAGGCTCGCTCCCAACATGTTTCCCGCGATCATCGTCGACATGATTCGAGTTGCTGAGGCGGGCGGGCGACTAGATCAAGCCCTTGATAACGGTGCGGCCTACATGGAACGCGCCGCGGATCTCAAACGAAAGATCATGAACGCGATGCTCTATCCAAGCGTCATGCTGGGAGTTTCGAGCTGCACGATTCTAGTTCTGATCATATTCGTTATGCCTCGGTTTGCGGTGGTGTTCAAACAAATGAAAGCAGAGCTTCCGCTGACTACCCAAGTGATGCTCAAGTCGGGCGATTTTATCCGAAGTCAGCCGATCGTATCAGCGGTAGGGCTAGTCGCGTTCATCGTCGGTCTGACGATTGCCCTGAGAAACCCAATCTCTCAAAAGGTGCTCTCAGGAGTGGCCGCACGTTTGCCACTCTTGGGCGATCTTATGAAACGGCTCGCGCTTGCTCGCTCGTTACAATCCATCTCCACGCTTGTGGCTTCAAACGTTCCCCTGCTCGCAGCGATTGAAGCGGGAGCTCGAGTTGCGGGTCACACACAACTCGAAAAAGCTCTGTTCACAGCAAAGGACGACATCGAGCGCGGGAGCTCAATGTCGGAGGCACTTGGCAAACACAGTATTTTTCCGAAGCAAGTCATCCAACTGATCTCGGTGGGGGAACGAACGGGGCGCTTGCCGCAACTACTCTCCACCGTCTGCAAATCCATGGAGACTGAGGTAGACGGCCGTCTAAAGGCACTTGTTAGCATCATTGAGCCGCTGATGATCGTCGGGATGGGACTCATCGTTGGCTCGATCACGATGTCGATCATCGGTCCGATCTACAGTGCGGTCGAAAACATTCGATAA
- a CDS encoding GspE/PulE family protein: protein MNIDRPLSEIFVEEGLISRAELMEILAKREDTRESVGDLLVRLKRISEKQNLAAVGLQMGVPFVDLAKTDLDFDQAKIIPHSVAVRLLAVPIEVTDISATMAMVDPLDLTALDELSNLTGRDIDPLLATETDVRDAIFRTFGAYDDLGEIVGEAVRGVDTDSLTLQSQEDDDQSTTNVVELREVGEGAPVVKLVNAVLIRAIAMRSSDIHIEPHQRRVRVRVRIDGLLQEVMVVPKDLQMPLTSRIKLMAGLDIAERRAPQDGRCTLVAPQGEFDFRVSTYPSVFGETIVIRILDKNAAMIDIQKLGMHASGFKTLTSRLQEPQGMILVTGPTGSGKTTTLYAGLHYLNAIYRNIITIEDPVEYQLDGITQANVNPRAGITFATGLRSMLRQDPDVILVGEIRDQETASIATEAALTGHLVLSSLHANDASSAITRLVDMGIEPFLLGGSVSCSVAQRLVRVNCPKCLEEYKPDPENIRRLGLDPASTFVRGKGCEHCSKTGYRGRMGVYEVLEMTSELRRMILAGKNASEIQQTAINNGMLTLRQDASDKVLEGRTTIEEVVRVTAEQG, encoded by the coding sequence ATGAACATTGATCGCCCACTAAGCGAGATTTTTGTCGAAGAAGGACTGATTTCTCGCGCGGAACTCATGGAGATCCTCGCTAAACGCGAGGATACTCGTGAGTCGGTTGGTGATCTTCTTGTTCGACTCAAGAGGATCTCTGAAAAGCAGAATCTGGCGGCAGTTGGCCTCCAGATGGGCGTGCCGTTTGTTGACTTAGCAAAGACCGACCTCGATTTTGATCAGGCCAAGATCATTCCCCACTCCGTAGCGGTTCGGCTGTTGGCCGTGCCTATAGAGGTCACTGACATTTCGGCGACGATGGCGATGGTTGATCCGCTGGATCTCACTGCCCTTGATGAGCTTTCGAACCTAACCGGGCGTGACATCGACCCACTGTTGGCGACCGAGACGGACGTCCGCGACGCGATCTTCCGAACATTCGGTGCGTACGACGATCTGGGTGAGATTGTTGGCGAAGCAGTGCGAGGCGTTGATACCGACTCGCTCACTCTTCAGTCGCAAGAAGATGACGACCAGAGCACAACCAATGTCGTCGAGCTTCGCGAAGTTGGCGAAGGTGCTCCCGTCGTCAAGTTGGTGAACGCCGTCCTGATCCGTGCTATCGCGATGCGATCTTCGGACATTCACATTGAGCCTCACCAACGGCGGGTGCGCGTCCGCGTTCGTATCGATGGTCTCCTTCAAGAAGTCATGGTGGTTCCAAAAGACCTTCAGATGCCTCTTACTTCGCGCATCAAGCTGATGGCGGGACTCGACATTGCTGAGCGACGCGCTCCACAGGATGGTCGTTGTACTCTTGTCGCCCCACAAGGTGAGTTTGACTTCCGCGTGTCGACCTATCCAAGCGTCTTCGGAGAGACGATCGTTATCCGAATTCTCGATAAAAACGCGGCCATGATCGACATTCAGAAGCTTGGCATGCACGCATCTGGATTCAAGACACTGACATCCAGGCTTCAAGAGCCTCAGGGCATGATTCTGGTCACCGGCCCTACCGGGTCCGGAAAAACCACCACGCTTTACGCGGGCCTGCACTACCTGAATGCGATCTATCGAAACATCATCACGATTGAGGACCCAGTTGAGTACCAGCTTGACGGAATCACTCAGGCCAACGTTAATCCAAGAGCTGGAATCACCTTTGCGACGGGCCTTCGTTCGATGCTGCGCCAAGACCCTGACGTCATTCTGGTTGGTGAAATTCGAGACCAAGAAACGGCCTCGATCGCAACCGAGGCGGCTTTGACTGGGCACCTTGTGTTGAGCTCGCTCCACGCCAACGACGCGTCTTCCGCGATCACTCGACTCGTTGATATGGGTATCGAACCCTTCCTGCTTGGGGGCTCAGTTTCATGCTCGGTCGCCCAACGTCTGGTTCGCGTTAACTGTCCAAAGTGCCTCGAAGAGTACAAACCAGATCCGGAGAACATCCGTCGGCTCGGACTCGATCCAGCTTCTACATTTGTAAGAGGAAAGGGCTGTGAGCACTGCTCGAAGACTGGTTATCGAGGTCGAATGGGAGTCTATGAAGTTCTTGAAATGACTTCGGAACTTCGACGAATGATCTTGGCTGGCAAGAATGCCAGCGAAATTCAGCAGACTGCGATCAATAACGGAATGCTGACGCTTCGGCAAGACGCTTCTGACAAAGTATTGGAAGGCCGAACAACAATTGAGGAAGTCGTGCGTGTCACTGCGGAGCAAGGCTAA